The DNA sequence GTCGGCGAATCGCCACAAATGCGCGAGCTACTGGAGACGGTGCGGCGCGTCGCCGAGAGCGAAGCTTCGTGCGTCGTGCTGCTGGGCGAATCGGGCGTCGGCAAAGACCTTGTGGCCAAAGCGATTCACTATCAGAGCCGTCGGGCGCAGTATCCTTACGTCGCCATCAACTGCGCGGCCATCCCTGAAACGCTGATGGAAACCGAGCTGTTCGGTCACGAAAAAGGCGCCTTCACCGACGCTCGCGGCCAAAAGAAAGGCGTGTTTGAATTGGCTGACGGCGGCACCATCTTGCTCGATGAAATCGGCGACCTGCCCCTCGGCCTGCAAGCTAAGTTGCTGCGTGTGATCGAAGAACAACAATTCCGCCGCGTCGGCGGCGTGCGCAACATCAACATTGACGTGCGCATCATCGCCAGCACCAATCGCAATCTGGAAGAAGAAGTGCAACAGGGCCGATTTCGCGCTGATCTCTACTACCGGCTCAGCGTCGTGCAGATCACCATTCCACCGCTGCGCGAACGGAAAGAAGATGTGCTGTTGATCGCCGAGCACCTGATCAAGAACTTCAACGTCAAAATGAAGCGAAACATCATCGGACTGGCGCCCGAAACAAAGAAGCTATTTCTGGAATACACATGGCCGGGTAATGTGCGTGAGCTGCGCAACACTATTGAACACGCGATGATCTTCGAGGAATCACCCTATATCACGCCTAAGCATCTGCACACACGCATCAGCCACCACGGCCTGCCGGCCAGCAATCTCACGCCCAAACTGGGCACGCCGAAGCTGGTCGGCCGGATGACGTTGGAACAGATGGAACAAACCATGATTGAACAAGCGCTGGAGCAAACCGGGTGGAACCAGACGCGCGCGGCCGATCTATTGGGCATCTCGCGCGATGCGATTCGCTACAAGATCAAGAAGTATCATATCGAGCGGCGTCAATCAGTCGCTCGGGTCTGAGCGACCCAAAGGAGGTGAGATCATGGCACGGCATCGCTGGATGGCAGTAGTTGTGATATTGGCAAGCACGGCAGCGGTCTTCGCCCAATCGGCGAAACAATCGGTGGACTGTATGAGCTGCCATCAGGATGCCACCTTGACCAAGCAAGTGAACGGACGGACGGTCAGTCTTGCTATCAAACCAGAAACGTTCGAGGCGTCGGTTCACGGCGTTTTGAACTGTACCGACTGCCACACTGATGTCAAAGACTACCCACACGAGCCGCCGCCCAAAGCGGTTTCCTGCGCAAGCTGCCATGCTGAGGCACATCAGGCCTACATGCAGGGCTTGCACGCCAAAGCCCGTAATGGCGGCAGGGCGCAAGCGGCTAGTTGTTTAGATTGTCATGGCGATGCCCACCAGATCAGGCCGTCCAGTGATCCGACGTCGAAAACCTATCGCAGCAACATTCCGCAGACCTGCGGCTCGTGTCATAGTCTCAAGTTCGTCATGGAGCCGTCACATTTGAGCGCCCAGCCGTTTTTCTCGTATCAAGAGAGCGTGCATGGACGAGCGGTCGCCGCCGGCTCGCTGAAAGCTGCCGTCTGCACAGACTGCCATCATAGCCACGACATTCGTTCCCCCGGCGACCCAAAATCGGAGATTTTCAAATTCAACGTGCCCGCGCTGTGCGGCAAGTGCCACGAATCAGTGACCGCTGAGTTCAACCAGAGTATCCACGGACAAGCCATCCAGCGCGGCCGATGGCAAGCGCCTGTCTGCACCGATTGTCACGGCATTCATTCGATCAAGTCGCACATTGATCCGACGTCTTCTGTAGCTGCGCAAGCGCTGGCGCGCACCACCTGCGCGACGTGTCATGAAGGCGTGCGATTATCGCAAGAGTTTGGCGTGCCAGGCCGGCGCACCAGCACCTATTTGGATAGCTATCACGGCCTGGCCTCGCGACTGGGTTCCAAGGTCGCTGCCAATTGCGCCAGTTGCCACGGCGTGCACAATATCCTTCCTTCGTCTGATCCGCGCTCGACGATCTCAAAAGCCAATCTGGTCAGTACCTGCGGGCGCTGTCATCCGGGCGCCAGCGAAAACTTCATTCGCGGCCGAGTCCACGTAGATGTGCCGATTTCAGAGGATACGGGCAGCATTGTCAGCGCGTGGATCAGGACGTTCTACATCTGGTTGATCGTCATTCTCATTGGCGGCATGGTCGGTCACAATGTGATCATCTGGCGGAAAAAAGCGATCGCCGTGCGTCGCGCGCAAGACCGCTCCATCATCCGCATGACGCCGCAACAACGATGGCAGCATCTGTTGTTGCTCATCAGCTTCACCGTGCTGGCGTTGACCGGATTCGCGTTGAAGTATCCCGATTCATGGCTGGCTTGGTTGCTTGGTTCTAGTGAACCATTTCGGCGAATCACCCATCGCGTGGCCGGCGCTGTCATGATCGGCGTTGGGCTTTACCATATCGTCTACGTCTTCTGCACAAAAGAAGGATGGGAGGGATTCAAAGCGTTTCGCCCGACAAAACAAGATGTGTATGATGCTGTCCACAACATACTGTATTATCTTGGCCGCCGATCAGACCGCCCCCTGTTTGGGCGGTTCACCTATGCCGAGAAGCTGGAATACTGGGCGTTGGTCTGGGGCATCATCATCATGGGCATCACCGGTCTGATGGCCTGGTTTGAAGTGACCGTGACGAAACTGCTTCCTCGTTGGTCTATTGATGTCGCCTTGACCATTCACTTTTACGAAGCCGTGCTGGCCACGCTGGCTATCATCGTATGGCACTTATATCATGTTGTGTTCGACCCAGACGTTTACCCGATGAACTGGGCTTGGTGGGACGGGCGAATGTCTATCGAACAGTTCCGCCACGAACACCCGCTGGCTTACCAGCAGATGCTTGCCGAGCAGGAACAAGAACGCCGCGAACCGGCGGGCAAACCGGCGCGGCATGATTCAACTGACGAATTCAAACCATCTCCGGCTAGTAGCGGAGATGATTAACACGGAGGGACTATGATGGTGTTAATCAAGAAACTCACATTCAGCCTTTTTGTCGCTCTCCTTACGCTGACGATGATTTCCTCATGGCCTGCGCCGACGGCCACTACGCTGGTCAACGACGCAGCCAAACTCTATGAAGCCAAATGCGCCAAATGTCACGGCGCTGATGGCACCCCAACACAGATGGGCCAGAAGATGAAAGCGCCTGATCTGCGTTCCAGTGAGGTTCAAAAGAAAACAGACGACCAATTGTTCAAAGCGATTGCCAAAGGCGAAAAATCCTTCCATCAACTTGAAAAGAGCATGAGTGAAAAGGAAATTCGCCAACTGGTGGGGCATATCCGTGCATTGGCTAAGAAAAAATAACTCGTTGTTGAATTGCTAGGGCGATTTTCATTTGCCTTGGCCTAAGTACGTGGACAAAGGTTCTGGGGATACGGGACGTTTTGGAGTGCGGTGACGTGTCACCGCTTTCCAAAAACGTCACGAACTTTTGTCACGTTACTTAGAGCGATTTTCAATTGCACTTAGCCCGGGGGCCTGCACCTTGGGGGCTGAGGCACGTTGGGTGTGTGTTCCCAGGGTAAGCTCGTTCGTAAACCGATCTAGGGCGTCGAGAAGGCAAGAGAGCAGCGTCAGGCTCGGCCTTCTCGACGCCGTTGCACACGAACGAGCCGATGGAAGAACAGGTGGCGGCTCTTGAAGGCGCGACGGATGGGAGGATGACGGCTGCTAGACATTGCACGTCTGGCTATCATCATGCGTCCGGCTGCCGCCGCCGCTCGGACTCAGTCAACGCCCACAGAGCGACGCCCCTACACACAACATGGTCTTTCCCGCTCAATTGGTATAACTCGGTGTGGCCGTCAATGACTCATGCACAATCGCCACGGCCAAGTTGACAACACCTGAGTCTCTTGACCCAACCTGCTCCGCCAAATTCCCCACAAGCTTCGTCGTCAAGCCCCGCACTGCTTGCGGATCGGTGAAGAAGCCCTATTTATGGCGTCCAGATCATAGACTCAGACGTGGCATGCAGATTGCCTCTTTATTGATTCCGGTTCTCTGGGAATTTTTCAGTAAGGAGATGGAGTCATGAGCACCGTGCTGTATACGATCATCATCGTCGTGGCGCTGGGCGTCTTATACCTGGTGATGCGGCTTGTTATCGGCGCCTATCTGACCTATCGTGGCAAACGGCTGGTCACCTGCCCGGAAACGAACCAGCCGGCTGTCGTTGAAGTCAACGCGCTGCAGGCGGCCAGGACCGCGATGGTTGGCAAGCCGCAGCTTGAGCTTGATGCATGCTCTCGCTGGCCCGAACGAGCACACTGCGGCCAAGAGTGCTTGCGACAGATTGAAGCGGCACCCGAAGCTTGTTTGATACAAACGATGCTATCAAATTGGTATGCGGGCAAGTCCTGTGTGCTGTGCGGCCACGTTTTTGAAAAAATTCACTGGGCCGAACATAAGCCGGCCTTGAGGGATCAGCAGGGTCGAACATACAGTTGGCAGGATATTCATCTGGAGCAGTTGCCGCAGGTGCTGCAAACGCACGCGCCGGTTTGCTGGAATTGCCACATTGCCGAGAGCTTCCGTCGTCAATACCCCGACCTAGTGGTGGATCGCCCGTGGCGAGACAACCTTCCACGCCAGGATGAGAACTGATTGACCAAGCTGCAACGTGATCCCTTCGTCAGCGAAGGTTGCACAATCGGTCGGTGATAAACCCACAGCAACAGTGTGGGGATTATCACCCGCTTGCGCGATATAACCCATGGGCGGGGAGCCATGATAGATCTGTTCGTTGTCAAGAAATGGTTGCGTCAGTAGCGATTAGAAGCACAACTGAGCAAGCAGCAATGGTCGGCATACCAATTGCTCAACGTGTAGTTCTATGAACGAACCAATGCCAGATGAACCAATTCATACCCCAACTCACTGCAAGGAGGCCGTGTCATGATCAGAAGCACTACAATGAGAACACGCATCAAGCTCGCATTCTTAATCGCCGGGTTCATTGCCCTGGTGGCCGGATTTGATCCGGGCGGCTTAATTGCGCAGCAGCAGGTGTTGCCGCGACCGGGCTTGAAACTGGAGATTCTGGGCGTCACCATTCCCGAAAGTCGCAAGCCAGAAGTTACATTCAAAATCACCGATGAACGGGGAATGCCTCTGGACAAAGACGGCGTCACAACTGAAGGCGTGGTGACGTTACGATTTTTGATCGCTCGTATTCGACGTGGCGAGCGGCAGTACACATCCTATATTGTTCGTCAGCAAACCGGCGCCGCCCTGGGAACGGTGGACCAAGCAGCAGCCGATTCAGGCGGCACGTATGCGCAGGTCGGTCCCGGCACCTACACGTACACATTCGGAACGACGCTGCCGGCCAATTATGATCGGACGGTCACACATACAGTCGGCGTTTATGCCAATCGAGACATGACACATGTTGATGGCAATGATTATGTGGCTGCCGCGACGTTTGATTTTGTGCCGAACGGCACTCCGGTAACCGTCAAGCGGGATGTTGTCAATGACGCGGCCTGCAACAAGTGTCATGATCAATTGACAGCGCATGGCGTGCGTCGCAGCGTCGCGTTGTGCGTGCTGTGCCATACGCCACAAACACCCGATCCCGATACTGGCAATACAACCGACTTCAATGTCATGATCCATAAGATTCATCGGGGCGCTGATCTGCCCAGTGTGCGAGCTGGCCGGCCCTATCAACTGATTGGCAATCGCGGTGTCGTTCATGACTACTCGAAGGTTCGATTTCCGCAAGACATTCGCAACTGCGATAGCTGCCACACGGGCAGTCAAGGGATGAATGCACTAACCCGTCCGTCGCGGATAGCGTGTGGCTCCTGCCATGATAACGTCAACTTCGCTACTGGTCAGGGTCATGGACCGGGCATCCCGCAGACCAATGACCTAGCCTGCGGGTTCTGCCATCAACCGACCTCCACAACAGAATTCGATCTGTCGGTTGCCGGCGCGCACGTGATTCCCAATCAATCCAGACAACTGCCCGGCATCAAGTACACGATCGTCAGGGTTGAGAACACGGCGGCAGGACAACGCCCCAGAGTTATATTCAACATCACGGACAATGCCGGCCGTCCGATTCAACCCAGTCAAATGAGCCGACTGGCGCTTGTGCTGGGCGGGCCAACGAGCGACTACAGCCGCTGGTGGACGGAAGATGCTCGCATGGCCACGCCGACCGGCGACGGCAACTACGCTTACACCTTTAACACGGCCATTCCTGCTGACGCCACAGGCACGTACACAGTGACGTTGGAGGGCCGCCGCAATGTTCAGATCATCGGCCCGAACTTTCAACCAACAACAATTCAAGACACCGGTCCGAATGTCACCAAGTCATTTGCTGTGACCGGACCGCTGGTCGAACGTCGTGTCGTTGTGGATTTGGCCAAGTGCAACGCTTGTCATGATATGTTGCGGGTGCACGGCGACAATCGGTTTAACAATGTGCAGTATTGCGCCGTGTGTCACAACCCGAATCAGACGGACGTGGCGCGCCGACCGCAAGCGGAGCTGCCTGCTGAGAGCGTGGATTTCAAATACATGATTCACCGCATCCACGCTGGCAAAGAGCTATCCAGCGACTTCACCGTATACGGATTCGGCGGCACGGCGTATAACTACAATAACGTTGGTTTCCCTGGACGGCTGACCAACTGCACGATGTGCCATGTGGCTGGAACCCACTTGATTGGTTCGACCGCCGGACGATTGCCAACGGTCACGCCCAGAAGTCTGATCAATCCAACACCGCCGATTTCTGCGGCCTGCGTTGGCTGCCACGATAGTCAGGCCACATTGGCTCATGTTTCATTGAACACCTCTCTATTCGGCGAATCGTGCGCCGTCTGTCACGGCGAAGGGCGCGAGTTTGCCGTATCGAAGTCGCACTTCCGGCGACCTGATGCCCGATGAGCGAAGGCGGCCGATGGCAGACAAAACAGTATGCCTGCCATCGGCCACATCCGGCGCGCGTCTTGGGCAAGCTCTTTGTTGATACTGCAATCGGCATGACAAAACTGGTACGCATGAGGTAGGTTCCTATGAGACTATTATCGCGGAAATGGGTATGGACGCTGGTGACGTTGTTTTGGCGCAACTGGCTCACGTCGCTCGGCTCGATTCTGGCCACATTCAGCGCCCTTTCAATCATCGCGTTCGTCGCGCTTGGATTTCTCGGACTTGACACGCCGTACCTGGGCGTCATGGCATTTCTGGTGATGCCGGCCCTATTTATCGTCGGGCTGTTTCTGATCCCGATTGGCCTTCACTACGACCGAAAAAAACGCGCCACGCGTCAAGACGAACCTGAGCTTTACCCCGTCTTTGACTTCAATCAGCCTCGTCTACGACGCATGGCCGGCGTGGTGGCCGTGTTGACGGCTATCAACCTGATGATTTTGTCATTCGTCAGCTATCAAGGCGTCGTGTTCATGGATTCAGTGGCGTTTTGCGGCACGACCTGTCATACCGTGATGGAGCCGGAATACACGACGTACCTCAACTCGCCGCATTCCAAAGTCAAATGCGTGGAATGTCACATTGGCGCAGGTGCGCCGTGGTTTGTTCGTTCCAAACTCTCCGGCGTAGGACAGGTGCTGGCCGTCGCCTTCAACACCTATAGCCGACCTGTGCCCTCGCCGGTGGAGAATTTGCGCCCGGCGCGCGATACGTGCGAACAGTGTCACTGGCCTGAACGATTCACCGGCAATCGTATCAAAGTCATCACCAAATTTGCCGAAGACGAATCGAACACTGAAACCAAAACGGTCTTGCTCTTGCATATCGGTGGCGGCGCGACCGGCCAAGGCGGCATTCATAGCTGGCACATTGATCCGAAGAAAGAAACAACCTATATCACCACGGACCCGCGCCGAGAAGTCATCCCGTGGATTCATGTCAGAGAAGCCGATGGAACGGTTCATGAGTTTGTCGCCCGCGAAGGTGCGCCAACGGCCGAACAGCTTGCCAAGGGTCAGAAACGCACCATGGATTGCATTGATTGTCATAATCGTCCGACGCATATCTTCAAATTGCCCGATCAAGCTATGGACGAATCGTTGGCAGCCGGCCGCATTGATCGTTCGTTGCCTTACATCAAGAAAGTCGGCGTTGAAGCGCTGAAACAAGCCACCGGACCGAAACAGGAGGCGCTGGAAAAGATTGCCCGGCGCGTTCGCGACCACTTCCAGCAAAACTACCCTGAACTGGTCATCTCGAAGAAACCAGCGATTGAAGCAGCCATCGAGGAAATTCAGGCGATCTATCGTCGCAATATATTTCCATCCATGAACGTCACATGGGGAACGCATCCCGATCATATCGGTCATGAACGATTCCCCGGTTGTTTCCGCTGTCATGATGATCAGCACGTGAGCAAGACCGGCAAGACGATCAGCCAGGATTGTAGTTTGTGTCATACGATTTTGGCTCAGGATGAACAAGACCCAGAAGTGCTCAAGCAGTTGGAGATCAAATAATGTTCGTGGATTCAGCAGAGACAGCGGCCAGCAGGCCAGGCGCGTTTTCAGCCTCGCTTAGCACGCGCAGCGATCTCTGCCGGTAACTTTTGAGGCGCTCTATGAGAACGCGATCAGCTCTTTCACATGTGAAGCTCGTCACGACGCTCTGCTTTCTTCTCATCACGGTCATTGCCGTCAGCGTGGATGTACCGGTCACAACGTCGTTCGCTCTGCCGCAGCAAGCGCAGTCGGCAACACAAGAAACGGCGGCCACCGGCTCGTATGTCGGTTCGGAAACTTGCATGGGTTGTCATGAAGACATTCACAAACAATATGCGATGACCGCTCATTACGTGACCGACACCAGCGCCCGCTATCAGCAACCGATGAAAGGCTGCGAGGCCTGTCACGGGCCTGGCCAGGAACATGTGGATGCCGGCGGCGACGCGACCAAAATTTTCAATCCAAAAGGCAAGCCGCCGCGCCTCGCCAATGAGCGGTGCCTCAGTTGCCATCAACAACAGGAAGAGCGTCACAACTTTCGCCAAAGCGAGCATGGACTCAATCAAGTGGCCTGCATTGATTGCCACTCACCGCATCCGGCCAAACCGCTCGAAAACCTGTTGGTGAAGGAGAGTCCGGCGCTTTGCTATCAATGTCACGGCCAAATCAAGCAGCAATTTCAACGCCCATTCCATCATCGCGTTCATGAAAAAGGCATGAGCTGTCAGGATTGCCACAATCCGCACGGCGGCTTCAACCTCGCACAAACACGGGCGTCAGCCGGCGGAACCGATGCCATCTGCTTGAAATGCCACACAGAGAAACAAGGACCTTTCGCCTTTGAGCATGCGCCGGTTCGGTTGGAAGGCTGCGTCATCTGCCACGTGCCGCATGGCTCCAATAATCCCAAGATGCTCAAACGGAGCACAGTGCAACAGTTGTGTCTGGAATGTCACTCCGATACGCCGGGCATCTTCGGTCCAGAGCCGCCTGCATTTCACGATATTCGCAGCCCGCGATACCAAAACTGCACAACCTGTCACGTGAAGATTCACGGCTCATACGTCAATCGCCTGTTTCTGCAATGAGGGCCAGCGGAGGTTATATGCAGCACACGATATTGGACACTCGACAAATCGCGTTTCCGATCATGCTCGCGCTCCTGCTCACGCTGGGGCTGACCACCTCGACGGCTTACGCGCAATCAACGTCGCCAGAGGAGCCTACACCACAGCAAGGGCCGGTCGAAGGATTCAAACTTGGCGGCCTGATCACCTCAGGCACGATTGAAATGGGGACGCGCCAGACGTGGATCGGCGGCAATCAAGATGTCTATCGCAGTCAAGTTAACTTAGGCGCCGGGGTGCGCCTCTTTGACATCGCCGTGCAATCGCGCTCGCCCGATAACGCCGGCCCACTCTATGACACGCTCTCTTACCACATGACAAGCTGGGGCGGCGACCCTTACAACACCGTCCGGCTGAGCATCCAGAAGCGTCACCTCTACCGATTCGATCTACGATACTGGCGCATGGATTACGTCAACCTGCTGCCCACGTTTGCCAATCCACTGGTCAACCAAGGACTATTGATCAACCAACATAGCTTCAATCAGGCTCGCCGCGTCTCCAGCTACTGGCTCACGCTGCTGCCCAACCGGGACTTTCAAATCCGACTGGGCTACGAACGAAACTTTGCGTTTGGCCAGGCACTCACCACGTTTTCTATCGGACTGGATGAGTTTGTGCTCCAAGACCCAATGCGAACGACGACGAATGATTATCTGGTCGGAGTGGATACCACACTCGGTATGGTTGACCTGACCATTGAGCAAACCTTCCGCACGTTCAAGGATGATATGACCACGTTCCAAACGCCCGGCCTGATCAACAACGGCAATAGCCCGCGAGTTGGGCCGATTGGCGCTGTCAACCCGCAACAAATTCTGCTGACCTCGTTTCAGCGCGACAGCGCGGTACGCGGCTTCATGCCGGCCACGCGCCTCGGCCTGAATATCCGACCGAGCAAACAGGTTCAATTCACCGGCCGCGTGGTCTACAGCGATGCCGAATTCGATTTCAATCGAAACGAAATCCTATCGGGCAATCTCTTCGATTTATCAGCGCTCAGCTTCGTCACGCGGCAACGCTCCAACGCGCTGGCAGCAGCCTCTCGCCCCATCACCACCGCTGACACTGCGTTGCGCGTCAGCCCAATCGAGCGCCTGACGCTGACCAATTCGACCTCATTCAATCACTTCGTCATCGCCGGCGGCAGTCTGTTAGAGACACTTCAAATTCTCGGTCTCACCTTTCAAGGGACGCCGCCGCCACCGAATCAAATGCAGCGCCTGGTCTCTTCGTTTCTGGATGAACGCACGTCGCTGCGTTCGCTGCGCAATCTGTTTGAAGCGAGCCTTGAGGCGCATCCTCGCCTGACACTGCGCGGCGGATACCGGTTCACCAACCGGCGCGCCCGGTTGACGATTCCCGTTCCGTTTCGCGCTATTGACCAGTCAAGCCTCGATACACACACCGGGATTGCTGGCCTGACCCTGCGCGCGCCGAAGCAATTTCGCCTGATGGCTCAATTGGAGCGCGGCTCTGCCGATAATGTCTTCACCCGGATTGCGCCGTATCACCTGACGCGACTGCGCGTGCGCTCCAGTTTCCAGCCGCTCTCGCAATGGCGGCTGAGCGGCGAGTACACGCTCACCGACGCGCGCAATCCCAATCCGTTTGTTGACACCCTGCACCGGCATCGCGCCTTCAACATTCATTCCACCGTATCGTTGAACGAACGCTTGGATATGGACCTCGGCTATACGCGCGTGGACATTTCATCAGACACTTCGATCATCCTGAATCCACGCACGCTCGAACGCGGCAACTCGCCCTATCGAGCCGATGATAATGCCGTGAACGCGGACCTCACGTTTTCGCCGTCGAGGCGGGTTCATCTGTCTGTCGGCTATGGCGTGATTAACTCCAAGGGGACATTTCCACTTAATTATCACCAACCGCGCGCGCGCCTGTCGCTTGATCTGCACCGACGGCTCAGTTGGATTGCCAGTTGGGGTTGGTATGGCTACAACGAAAAGGGCGTCGCGATTCAGGATTATCGCGCCCATTTGCTGAGCTCAAGCCTGAAACTCAGGTTTTAGAGCAATTTTCAATTGCCTTCCTTAGGAGCCCCGCATCTTGCCGGCTCATGCACGCTGCAAGTGTGCACCCCCAGAGTAAACTCATTCACAAACTGCTGGAGAGCAGTGCATAAAATGAGTTCATCCTGGGGCACCCGCCGGAGCCAGCATCATTTGGCAAGGCGCGGGCGCTCCAGGACGAAGATCATCTGAAGATCGCCATAGGTCGCCTATGAAAATGCCCAGGCTCGCTTCGATGTTGCCCTGAAACAAACCCACGATTCACCATTGCTTCAACTTTGCGTGTCTGGCCCAGGCTCGCTTCGATGTTGCCCTGAAACAAACACGCGCTGATTGGCCGACTCCACTCTTGCTCCATGGTGACGGAAGCCGATCATCGGCGGTGTGATCACTGCTTCGGATCAATGGCAACTTTCAACATGTCGGTTGATTGCGATAAGTCAGCCAACACCTGAGGCAACTCGGTGAGCGGCGCAGTATGCGAAATCCATTCAGCGGGATTGATCATGCCAGCAGCGATGATGCGCAACGCTTCGCGCACATGGCGCGGCGTGTGATGAAATGGCGATTTGACGGTCAGTTGGTCATAGTGGATTCGTTCAGCATCCAGATTGACGGCCGTGCCGGCTGCACATCCACCGAACAAGGTCACCGTGCCGCCCCGGCGCGCGCAACTGACTGCCAACTCCCAAGCAGCCGGCAGCCCGACGCACTCGACAACTCTGTCGGCCATGTACCCGCTGGTCAATGAGCGAACCTTCCCGACAACGTCGCCGGTTGTATTCACATCGAAGACAGCATCGGCTCCCAGTCGCTCAGCGGCGTGCAATCGCGCTGCACGTCGTCCGAATGCCAACACGCGCGCGCCTTGCAATTTCGCTAAGCGGACGAACAACAACCCAATCGGCCCCAGTCCCAGCACCATCACCGTGTCACCTTCCCTGATATCGCTTTCTTCAAGCCCTTGTACAACACAGGCCACTGGTTCAACCATGGCGGCGGCGGCAAATGAAACTGAATCAGGAATCGGCAGAAGATTCACCCGGACGATGCGTGCAGGAATTTTGATGTATTCGGCATAGGCGCCATTGAGAAAGAGCAAATCCGTGCAGGCACTAAAACTCTGCTTCCGGCAGTAGAAGCATTGACCGCACGGCGCTGAATTGGCGGCCACCACACGCATGCCGACGTGAAAGTCACTGACGCCCGGACCGACTTCAACAATCGTCCCTGAGAATTCATGGCCGAAGACCGATGGCAACACGATCATCCGCGCATGATAGCCGCGTTGATAGACTTTCAAGTCTGTGCCACAGGTCAGCGCCGTATCAATTTTGACGAGCACTTCCCCTTGCTCAACGCGGGGGATCGGCAAACGTTCGATGCGCACATCACGTTGGCCATAGAGGACAGCAGCCAGCATACTCTCTTGCTTCATAGATCAGCTCACGAGGCGGCATTATACTCTCTCACCAACAACAGAGGCAATTTGCTGGCGCTCGGTGATTGGCGCGTCAACGCGCTCATTGACTGTCCGCGTGCGTCTGCCTACAATTCGACCGCGATGACCAACCCAGTCAACAATCCTCCAGGTGATGTTCCATTCACTGAAATAGCGGCCAGCTTGGCTCACATCAGTCGGATGTTTTACGACCGCCGCTGGAC is a window from the Blastocatellia bacterium genome containing:
- a CDS encoding DmsE family decaheme c-type cytochrome is translated as MRTRSALSHVKLVTTLCFLLITVIAVSVDVPVTTSFALPQQAQSATQETAATGSYVGSETCMGCHEDIHKQYAMTAHYVTDTSARYQQPMKGCEACHGPGQEHVDAGGDATKIFNPKGKPPRLANERCLSCHQQQEERHNFRQSEHGLNQVACIDCHSPHPAKPLENLLVKESPALCYQCHGQIKQQFQRPFHHRVHEKGMSCQDCHNPHGGFNLAQTRASAGGTDAICLKCHTEKQGPFAFEHAPVRLEGCVICHVPHGSNNPKMLKRSTVQQLCLECHSDTPGIFGPEPPAFHDIRSPRYQNCTTCHVKIHGSYVNRLFLQ
- a CDS encoding zinc-binding dehydrogenase, which encodes MKQESMLAAVLYGQRDVRIERLPIPRVEQGEVLVKIDTALTCGTDLKVYQRGYHARMIVLPSVFGHEFSGTIVEVGPGVSDFHVGMRVVAANSAPCGQCFYCRKQSFSACTDLLFLNGAYAEYIKIPARIVRVNLLPIPDSVSFAAAAMVEPVACVVQGLEESDIREGDTVMVLGLGPIGLLFVRLAKLQGARVLAFGRRAARLHAAERLGADAVFDVNTTGDVVGKVRSLTSGYMADRVVECVGLPAAWELAVSCARRGGTVTLFGGCAAGTAVNLDAERIHYDQLTVKSPFHHTPRHVREALRIIAAGMINPAEWISHTAPLTELPQVLADLSQSTDMLKVAIDPKQ